In Leptodesmis sichuanensis A121, the following are encoded in one genomic region:
- a CDS encoding monovalent cation/H(+) antiporter subunit G → MMINVLSDLCIGLGIVFWFWGTLPLLGKRSVLFKLHSLSVADTLGSMSIIFGLLLKIPNQWSLLVLALISLAIWNTILGYVLAYCSSSGGQDER, encoded by the coding sequence ATGATGATCAATGTCCTTAGTGATCTGTGTATCGGTTTAGGGATCGTTTTTTGGTTTTGGGGAACCTTGCCCCTACTGGGTAAGCGATCGGTCTTATTCAAGCTACACAGTCTTTCAGTGGCTGATACGCTTGGCTCAATGAGCATCATCTTTGGTTTGCTGTTGAAGATCCCTAACCAATGGTCGTTACTCGTCCTTGCCCTCATTTCCCTGGCAATCTGGAATACGATATTGGGATATGTGTTGGCCTATTGCTCTAGCAGTGGAGGGCAGGATGAACGATAG
- a CDS encoding DUF4040 domain-containing protein has protein sequence MNDSYVYIIIALLPLTALMLTIQANPYNALVIRGILGAIAALVYAVLGAADVALTEALVGTMLAITLYVVAVRSSLVMRVGVLKDSLIEADNQQPFSQLVADLKRVASQYHLRLELIPYPDPQSLEQALIEKEVHATCIEYLQPTEQTPTVPESQPQPYRTVTRIRRLYDILQTELSSPMTSLAYITAVDSGEKH, from the coding sequence ATGAACGATAGCTATGTCTATATCATCATTGCTTTGCTGCCACTGACAGCGTTGATGTTAACCATTCAGGCCAATCCCTACAATGCTCTGGTCATTCGTGGCATTTTAGGCGCGATCGCAGCCCTGGTTTATGCCGTTTTAGGGGCAGCCGATGTGGCCCTGACAGAGGCATTGGTGGGCACCATGCTGGCCATCACACTTTATGTGGTAGCGGTGCGCTCATCGCTGGTCATGCGGGTAGGGGTGCTAAAAGACAGCTTGATTGAGGCAGACAATCAACAGCCATTTTCGCAACTGGTCGCTGATTTAAAGCGTGTTGCCAGTCAATACCATCTGCGGCTGGAATTAATCCCGTATCCTGATCCGCAGTCTTTAGAGCAGGCATTGATTGAGAAAGAAGTCCATGCCACCTGCATTGAGTACCTTCAACCAACAGAACAAACTCCAACAGTGCCTGAGTCACAACCACAGCCCTATCGCACTGTCACCCGCATCCGTCGTCTCTATGACATTTTGCAAACTGAATTGTCATCACCTATGACCAGTTTGGCATACATCACGGCAGTTGATTCTGGAGAGAAGCATTAG
- the modA gene encoding molybdate ABC transporter substrate-binding protein: protein MITKRGCFWALALVGLLAACSISTVDPSSSPSATSTAEPVTLTVSAAADLNYVFPEIGKLWEQETGHRVTFNLGSTGQLAQQIERGAPVDLFAAANKKFVEDLDKKGLVHSDTKELYGVGRLTLWQREEGTHEIKDIKDLMKPDIKRVAIANPDHAPYGVAARQALQSAGIWDAIQPKLILGENIKQTQQYAQTGNVDVAIAALSISVEKPGKWVLVPEKLHKPLEQMLAVPKSAPHPEAAKQFADFINGEKGRPLMRKYGFVLPGEEPVS, encoded by the coding sequence ATGATTACGAAGCGAGGGTGTTTTTGGGCGTTAGCACTTGTGGGTTTGTTGGCCGCGTGCAGCATATCTACGGTGGATCCATCGTCCTCACCTTCTGCAACTTCCACGGCTGAGCCAGTTACCTTAACGGTTTCTGCGGCGGCTGATTTGAATTATGTATTTCCAGAGATCGGCAAGTTGTGGGAGCAAGAAACTGGACATCGGGTGACGTTTAACCTGGGTTCTACAGGACAATTGGCGCAGCAGATCGAACGGGGTGCGCCAGTGGATCTATTTGCGGCAGCCAATAAGAAATTTGTCGAGGATTTAGACAAAAAAGGGCTGGTGCATTCAGACACGAAAGAACTATATGGTGTGGGACGGCTGACCCTGTGGCAGCGAGAAGAGGGCACTCACGAGATTAAAGACATCAAAGACTTAATGAAACCTGACATCAAGCGGGTGGCGATCGCCAATCCGGATCATGCCCCCTATGGCGTGGCGGCACGACAAGCGCTGCAATCAGCAGGCATTTGGGACGCGATTCAGCCGAAACTGATTCTAGGGGAGAACATTAAGCAAACCCAGCAGTATGCCCAAACCGGCAATGTGGATGTGGCGATCGCGGCGCTCTCGATCAGCGTGGAAAAGCCCGGAAAATGGGTATTGGTGCCTGAGAAACTCCACAAGCCCCTAGAGCAGATGCTGGCAGTTCCCAAAAGCGCTCCTCATCCAGAGGCAGCCAAACAGTTTGCTGACTTTATTAATGGGGAGAAGGGAAGACCCCTAATGCGGAAGTATGGTTTTGTTCTGCCAGGAGAGGAGCCTGTGTCATGA
- the modB gene encoding molybdate ABC transporter permease subunit: protein MIWQSSILSLQVTVLASVLILIIGLSVGIFLARKKFPGQIFVSTLLNLPLVLPPSVVGYFLLLALGRGSPIKEWLGIDLLFTWQAAAIASAVVALPLMVESTRAAIANVNPELEAAARTLGSTEREVLRRITIPVAYRGILAGFGLSVARGLGEFGATLMVAGSIPGRTQTLPLAIYDAVQMQRYGLANVMVLIMTTIAFALLWWVRHLEAQHPQNRTQRQRQPQPEKSRHETHRRYSKTASPLRSGSELLR, encoded by the coding sequence ATGATCTGGCAATCTTCCATTTTGTCGCTTCAAGTGACCGTCCTGGCTAGTGTGCTGATTCTGATCATTGGTCTCAGCGTGGGGATATTTTTAGCCCGAAAGAAATTTCCAGGACAGATTTTTGTTTCGACCTTACTTAACTTGCCGCTGGTATTACCCCCCAGTGTGGTGGGCTATTTCTTGCTCCTGGCACTCGGTCGAGGAAGCCCAATTAAGGAATGGCTTGGCATCGATCTGCTGTTTACCTGGCAAGCCGCAGCAATCGCATCTGCAGTGGTAGCGCTGCCTTTAATGGTGGAATCGACCAGAGCGGCGATCGCTAACGTCAATCCGGAACTGGAAGCCGCCGCCCGTACCCTGGGATCGACGGAGCGGGAAGTGTTACGGCGAATTACCATCCCCGTGGCGTATCGAGGGATTTTGGCCGGGTTCGGACTGAGTGTCGCTCGCGGGTTAGGGGAATTTGGTGCAACGTTGATGGTGGCAGGCAGCATTCCCGGACGTACCCAAACCCTCCCGTTAGCCATTTATGATGCCGTGCAAATGCAGCGCTACGGACTTGCTAACGTCATGGTGCTGATCATGACGACCATCGCTTTCGCTCTTCTGTGGTGGGTCAGGCACCTGGAAGCCCAACATCCCCAAAATCGAACCCAAAGGCAGCGGCAACCGCAACCCGAAAAGAGTCGCCATGAAACTCATCGTCGATATTCAAAAACAGCTTCCCCATTACGATCTGGAAGTGAGCTTCTCCGTTGA
- a CDS encoding substrate-binding domain-containing protein, whose amino-acid sequence MKQDHDLCNNLKQIRLRLGMSQQDLAAIAGVSRQTIGGVESGHISPSTTVALRLAKALGCQVEDLFWLEHDTVEIEAIPAQQPPVSESLRLSLARVGGRWIAHPLLGNNAFRLEMIPADGEGSYSADSPTVRVKLLDDLSKLHNTVVLAGCTPALSLWARAAERWHPDLRVHWTFDNSMSALHRLCRGEVHLAGMHLHDPVTEEHNVPFVQAALQDTTAVLINLGIWEEGLLTPAGNPLNLKMVEDLTLPGVTIVNREEGSGSRQLLERSLQAAGIQQQSVTGFDRIVHGHLEVAHAIATGAASAGVSTASVAAAFGLGFIPLHRSRYDLVVLKSYLEEPPVQQLLSTLGHRRVLSQLQALGGYDTSQTGEVVATVNPT is encoded by the coding sequence GTGAAGCAAGACCATGACCTGTGCAATAACCTGAAGCAAATTCGGCTGCGGCTGGGGATGAGCCAGCAGGATTTAGCCGCGATCGCCGGGGTTTCTCGACAAACTATTGGCGGGGTAGAATCTGGACACATCTCCCCTTCCACTACGGTGGCGCTACGGTTAGCAAAAGCATTGGGATGTCAGGTTGAAGATTTGTTTTGGCTCGAACACGATACGGTTGAAATTGAAGCCATTCCTGCTCAACAGCCCCCCGTCAGCGAATCACTGCGCTTGAGTCTGGCACGAGTCGGTGGACGCTGGATCGCCCATCCGCTTCTCGGCAATAATGCGTTTCGTTTAGAAATGATTCCTGCTGATGGTGAAGGAAGCTATTCTGCTGACTCGCCCACAGTGCGGGTTAAGTTACTGGATGATCTGAGTAAGCTGCATAACACCGTTGTCCTCGCAGGTTGCACTCCAGCACTTTCTTTATGGGCGCGGGCGGCAGAACGTTGGCATCCAGACCTGCGCGTCCACTGGACGTTTGACAATAGCATGAGTGCCCTGCATCGGCTCTGTCGCGGCGAAGTCCATCTAGCCGGAATGCACTTACATGACCCTGTTACTGAAGAACATAACGTTCCCTTTGTGCAGGCGGCTTTACAAGATACAACCGCCGTTTTAATTAATCTGGGTATTTGGGAGGAAGGATTGCTCACGCCAGCAGGCAATCCCCTAAACCTCAAAATGGTAGAGGATTTGACCCTGCCTGGAGTGACAATTGTGAACCGGGAAGAGGGGTCTGGTAGCCGTCAACTCCTGGAGCGATCGCTTCAAGCCGCAGGCATTCAGCAGCAATCTGTAACAGGATTTGATCGCATTGTGCATGGCCACTTAGAAGTCGCTCATGCGATCGCAACGGGTGCAGCCTCCGCAGGAGTTAGTACCGCGTCGGTTGCGGCGGCTTTTGGCTTAGGGTTTATCCCCCTGCATCGCTCCCGTTACGATCTGGTTGTTCTCAAATCCTATCTAGAAGAACCGCCTGTACAGCAATTACTTAGCACGTTAGGACATCGCCGAGTATTATCGCAACTGCAAGCATTAGGTGGATATGACACAAGCCAAACAGGCGAAGTCGTCGCAACCGTAAATCCAACTTGA
- a CDS encoding sulfate/molybdate ABC transporter ATP-binding protein, with protein sequence MKLIVDIQKQLPHYDLEVSFSVEGETLGLLGSSGSGKSMTLRCIAGIETPTQGTIVLNDRILYDSHKGINLPSRDRKAGFLFQHYALFPHLTVAQNVAYGLRGLSKQATHRRVVEHLEQVQLLGFSDRYPHQLSGGQQQRVALARALATQPDVLLLDEPFSALDTHLRSELEKQLIKTLSSYKGLTLFVSHNLEEAYRVCQKLLVVDQGKVAAAGDKQAIFDRPGTLAVAQLTGCKNYSCIQPIDHHTVHALDWNCTLQTTDLISPLHTHIGIRAHQIAFVDTLDHPNTFPAWVVWTSETPHRMTLYLKLGEPPIDADDYHLQAEVFKEKWEVLKDRSFPWLVRLNPQKLLLLKP encoded by the coding sequence ATGAAACTCATCGTCGATATTCAAAAACAGCTTCCCCATTACGATCTGGAAGTGAGCTTCTCCGTTGAGGGAGAAACCCTGGGACTATTGGGCAGTTCCGGATCGGGCAAAAGCATGACCCTGCGTTGCATTGCTGGCATTGAAACGCCGACGCAGGGAACCATCGTGCTGAACGATCGCATTTTGTACGACTCTCACAAAGGGATTAATCTACCCAGTCGCGATCGCAAAGCTGGTTTTTTATTTCAGCACTACGCCCTGTTTCCCCATCTCACCGTTGCTCAAAACGTTGCCTATGGGTTGAGAGGTTTGTCAAAACAGGCCACTCACCGACGAGTTGTCGAGCATCTGGAGCAGGTGCAGTTGTTGGGATTTAGCGATCGCTATCCGCATCAACTATCGGGTGGGCAACAACAGCGAGTTGCGTTAGCCAGAGCATTAGCCACACAACCTGATGTGCTGTTGTTAGATGAACCATTTTCGGCACTGGATACCCATTTACGCAGTGAACTGGAAAAACAACTGATCAAAACCCTCTCCAGCTACAAGGGACTCACCCTTTTTGTCAGCCATAACCTGGAAGAAGCCTATCGAGTTTGTCAGAAATTATTAGTGGTTGATCAAGGTAAAGTTGCGGCGGCGGGAGACAAACAAGCAATTTTCGATCGCCCCGGTACACTTGCCGTTGCCCAACTCACAGGCTGTAAAAATTATTCCTGCATTCAGCCGATTGATCACCACACGGTTCATGCCCTGGACTGGAACTGCACACTCCAAACCACAGATCTCATTTCCCCTTTACACACTCATATTGGGATTCGCGCTCATCAAATCGCCTTTGTGGATACCCTTGATCATCCCAATACATTCCCTGCCTGGGTGGTTTGGACCAGCGAAACCCCGCACCGAATGACGCTCTATCTAAAGCTGGGAGAACCGCCGATCGATGCCGATGATTACCATCTCCAGGCAGAAGTATTCAAAGAAAAGTGGGAGGTTTTGAAGGATCGCTCATTCCCCTGGTTGGTTAGGTTGAATCCACAAAAATTACTGTTACTCAAGCCTTAA
- a CDS encoding TOBE domain-containing protein — protein sequence MEVSARNALKGKVKALVVGAVNAEVTVEVAPGIEIVAVITKSSAEKLGLAEGKEVYAVVKASDVMIAMD from the coding sequence ATGGAAGTTAGCGCACGGAATGCTTTGAAGGGTAAAGTGAAAGCTCTAGTGGTTGGGGCTGTGAATGCAGAAGTAACGGTTGAAGTAGCTCCAGGAATTGAGATCGTGGCAGTGATTACCAAGTCTTCAGCCGAAAAACTGGGACTGGCAGAGGGCAAAGAAGTCTATGCCGTCGTGAAAGCGTCGGATGTCATGATCGCAATGGATTGA
- a CDS encoding cation:proton antiporter subunit C, with amino-acid sequence MKRDMLEACVFATVLCGFFGIILKRNLVMKIISMDVMSTGVIAYYVLIASRNGLFTPILSNANRGNYADPVPQAVILTAIVIGFSIQALMLVGVMKLARDNPTLETHEIERNNAP; translated from the coding sequence GTGAAGCGTGACATGCTAGAAGCCTGTGTGTTTGCAACCGTCCTCTGTGGTTTTTTTGGCATCATCTTGAAGCGAAATCTGGTAATGAAGATTATCTCGATGGATGTGATGAGTACCGGGGTGATTGCCTATTACGTGCTGATTGCGTCACGGAATGGTTTGTTCACCCCAATTCTGTCGAATGCCAACAGGGGTAATTATGCCGATCCGGTGCCCCAGGCCGTGATTTTAACGGCGATCGTGATTGGCTTTTCGATTCAGGCACTGATGCTGGTCGGTGTGATGAAATTGGCACGGGATAATCCAACGCTGGAAACGCACGAGATCGAGCGGAATAATGCACCATGA
- a CDS encoding cation:proton antiporter, producing MITLTLTWIALPFFVGFISYLLPKLDRYLSLGVAIASVGYALLLFVQPPLTLKLLDSFGVTLLLDPLSGFFILTNALVTVAVILYCWRSDKTAFFYMQTIILHGSVNAAFACADFISLYVALEVLSIAAFLLIAYPRSDRSIWVGLRYLFVSNVAMLFFLIGAVLVYQASHSFAFAGIREAPPEALALLFLGLLVKGGIFVSGLWLPLTHAESETPVSAMLSGVVVKAGVLPLVRCALVVVEFDPIIRIFGVGTALLGMFYAVFEKDTKRMLAFHTVSQLGFVLAAPEVGGFYALTHGLVKSSLFLTAGSLPSRNLKELRHTPIHTPIWIALVIASFSISGFPLLSGFGAKVLTMKSLLPWQVIAMNIAALGTAISFAKFIFLPHEKDEQAKVKPGFWAAIIVLIGGLFLANVVYYEAYTVANIIKPLVTIFLGWLAYFLIFRHTTLKLPRLLEQFDHLIGVMSLMLVLLLGIVLA from the coding sequence ATGATTACGCTGACGCTCACCTGGATTGCTTTGCCGTTTTTTGTCGGGTTTATCAGCTATCTGCTTCCCAAACTGGATCGCTATCTCTCGTTGGGGGTGGCGATCGCCTCGGTTGGGTATGCTCTATTACTCTTTGTTCAGCCCCCCCTAACGCTCAAATTACTGGATAGCTTTGGCGTTACCTTACTGCTTGATCCGTTGAGCGGCTTTTTTATCCTGACAAATGCGCTAGTCACTGTGGCGGTTATCCTCTACTGCTGGCGCAGCGATAAGACTGCTTTTTTTTATATGCAGACTATCATCCTGCATGGCAGTGTCAATGCGGCGTTCGCCTGTGCGGACTTCATTAGTCTATATGTGGCGTTAGAGGTACTTAGTATTGCCGCGTTTCTGTTAATTGCCTATCCTCGCAGCGATCGCTCGATCTGGGTGGGCTTGCGCTATCTGTTTGTCAGCAATGTCGCCATGCTGTTTTTCCTGATAGGCGCTGTATTGGTCTACCAGGCCAGCCATTCCTTTGCGTTTGCTGGCATCCGTGAGGCCCCCCCTGAAGCATTGGCACTACTTTTTTTGGGATTGCTGGTAAAAGGTGGGATTTTTGTATCGGGATTATGGCTGCCGTTAACTCATGCCGAATCAGAAACGCCCGTATCGGCAATGCTGTCAGGAGTGGTGGTCAAAGCGGGAGTATTGCCTCTGGTGCGCTGTGCCCTGGTGGTGGTGGAATTTGATCCCATCATCCGCATTTTTGGAGTAGGAACTGCCTTATTGGGAATGTTTTATGCCGTCTTTGAAAAAGACACCAAGCGAATGTTGGCATTTCATACGGTTTCACAATTGGGGTTTGTCCTGGCTGCACCAGAAGTCGGTGGATTTTATGCATTGACCCACGGCTTAGTAAAATCCTCACTTTTTCTGACCGCAGGAAGTTTACCCAGTCGCAACCTCAAGGAGCTACGACATACGCCCATCCATACGCCCATCTGGATTGCCCTGGTGATCGCTAGTTTCTCGATTTCGGGCTTTCCGTTGTTGTCTGGTTTTGGGGCCAAGGTTTTGACGATGAAGAGCCTGTTGCCCTGGCAGGTAATTGCGATGAATATTGCAGCCCTGGGAACAGCAATCTCCTTCGCAAAATTCATTTTTCTGCCGCATGAAAAAGATGAGCAAGCGAAAGTGAAACCCGGCTTCTGGGCAGCCATTATTGTGTTAATTGGGGGATTGTTTCTAGCCAATGTGGTGTACTACGAGGCCTACACCGTTGCCAATATTATTAAACCTCTCGTCACGATCTTCCTGGGCTGGTTGGCATATTTTCTGATCTTCCGACACACCACACTCAAACTGCCACGTTTGTTAGAGCAATTTGATCACCTGATTGGGGTGATGAGTCTGATGTTAGTCCTACTCCTGGGAATCGTTTTGGCATGA
- a CDS encoding Na(+)/H(+) antiporter subunit B, with protein MKWLYIAAGVALFIKFLIMPNPAAETNLAIVETVVQDSGVLNAVSGIIFRNRLYDTIFEVIVFTIAIMGAYFLLANERPFCTIYQFTDQPSIVLARLGATISALVGVELAIRGHLSPGGGFAAGVAIGTAIGLVAITSSSEWMESIYRRWHAAIWEKVSVLIFIVLSVITLAGLELPHGELGELISGGIVPILNILVAIKVALGSWAVVLVFIRYRGLL; from the coding sequence ATGAAATGGCTCTACATAGCAGCAGGAGTTGCTTTGTTCATCAAGTTCCTGATCATGCCCAATCCGGCAGCAGAAACTAATCTTGCGATCGTCGAAACTGTAGTGCAAGACAGCGGAGTACTGAATGCGGTTTCGGGTATCATTTTCAGGAATCGTCTATATGACACCATTTTTGAAGTGATCGTATTTACGATCGCAATTATGGGAGCCTACTTTCTGTTAGCCAATGAACGGCCATTTTGCACCATTTATCAGTTCACAGATCAACCGTCAATTGTGTTAGCTCGGTTGGGAGCAACAATTTCCGCCTTGGTTGGAGTGGAATTGGCCATTCGGGGGCATCTCAGTCCAGGAGGTGGGTTTGCCGCTGGAGTTGCAATTGGAACCGCGATCGGACTGGTGGCTATTACTTCATCTTCTGAGTGGATGGAATCCATTTACCGACGCTGGCACGCCGCCATCTGGGAGAAAGTTTCAGTCCTGATTTTCATTGTTTTATCCGTGATCACGCTGGCAGGGTTGGAACTGCCCCACGGAGAGTTAGGCGAGCTGATTAGCGGTGGGATTGTTCCGATTCTCAACATCCTGGTTGCCATCAAAGTTGCACTGGGATCATGGGCTGTCGTTCTGGTATTTATCCGCTATCGAGGATTACTGTGA
- a CDS encoding cation:proton antiporter, whose product MFLTPEIARSFVQTPFLPPFPLLATAEAENAPIVLTGVLLSLVVIYLASKLGAEISKRLDFPPVLGELVAGVVIGVSALHLVVFPESGMQASDSVIMTVLQWMNGLTPAALSSIFQSQSEVISVLAELGVIILLFEIGLESDLRQLKEVGYQATIVACVGVAVPFAAGTAGLMLLFHVPAIPAIFAGAALTATSIGITSKVLSELGRLKSKEGQIIVGAAVIDDVLGIIVLAVVASLAKTGEVDVANVVYLIVSATAFLLGSILLGGIFNKTFTAIVDKLKTRGNIVIPAFIFAFFMAFLGNAIHLEAILGAFAAGLVLDETDARNELDELVKPIADLLVPIFFVTVGARADLGVLNPAVPENRAGLVIAVFLIAVAIVGKLITGWAVFGQPGINRLAIGVGMIPRGEVGLVFAGIGSASGVIDKPLEAAIIMMVILTTFLAPPFLRVAFGQSEEPPTTGEPSLESATVASEA is encoded by the coding sequence ATGTTTTTGACACCAGAGATTGCCCGTTCCTTTGTCCAAACTCCCTTTCTACCACCGTTTCCCCTGCTGGCAACTGCCGAGGCAGAAAATGCTCCAATCGTCCTGACTGGTGTGCTGCTCAGTCTGGTAGTCATTTATCTTGCCAGTAAGCTGGGTGCTGAAATCTCTAAGCGTCTGGATTTCCCGCCTGTTCTGGGAGAACTGGTCGCTGGGGTCGTTATTGGTGTGTCTGCCCTGCATCTGGTGGTTTTCCCAGAAAGTGGGATGCAGGCTTCTGATTCAGTGATCATGACCGTCCTGCAATGGATGAACGGGCTGACTCCGGCGGCTCTCAGCAGCATATTCCAATCCCAGAGCGAGGTTATTTCTGTTCTGGCCGAACTGGGTGTGATTATTCTGCTGTTTGAAATTGGCCTGGAATCGGATCTGCGCCAGCTTAAGGAAGTGGGTTATCAAGCCACGATCGTAGCTTGTGTCGGGGTGGCTGTTCCCTTTGCAGCAGGTACGGCTGGGTTAATGCTGCTGTTCCATGTTCCGGCAATTCCAGCCATTTTTGCCGGAGCGGCTCTGACGGCGACCAGTATTGGCATTACCTCCAAGGTGCTATCTGAACTGGGACGCTTGAAATCGAAGGAGGGCCAGATCATTGTTGGGGCGGCGGTGATCGATGATGTGCTAGGCATCATTGTGCTGGCAGTCGTTGCCAGTCTTGCCAAAACCGGTGAAGTCGATGTTGCGAATGTGGTTTACCTGATTGTCAGTGCCACAGCATTTTTGCTTGGCTCGATCCTGTTGGGCGGTATCTTCAACAAGACTTTTACGGCTATTGTGGATAAGCTCAAAACCCGTGGCAATATTGTGATTCCCGCCTTTATCTTTGCCTTCTTTATGGCGTTCTTGGGCAACGCGATTCATTTGGAAGCAATTTTAGGTGCCTTCGCGGCGGGTCTGGTTTTAGATGAAACTGATGCCCGAAATGAACTGGATGAACTGGTCAAGCCGATCGCCGATCTGCTGGTTCCCATTTTCTTTGTCACCGTAGGTGCTAGAGCAGATTTGGGGGTACTGAATCCGGCAGTTCCTGAAAACCGTGCTGGCTTGGTGATTGCTGTGTTTCTGATTGCTGTGGCGATCGTGGGCAAACTCATCACAGGATGGGCTGTGTTTGGGCAACCGGGCATCAATCGACTGGCGATCGGGGTGGGCATGATTCCCCGGGGTGAGGTGGGTTTGGTGTTTGCCGGAATTGGTTCTGCCAGTGGTGTGATTGACAAACCCCTGGAAGCGGCCATCATCATGATGGTAATTCTGACTACTTTTCTCGCGCCCCCCTTCCTCCGGGTCGCCTTTGGCCAGTCTGAAGAACCACCCACCACTGGAGAACCTTCACTGGAATCAGCAACTGTGGCAAGTGAAGCGTGA
- a CDS encoding Na+/H+ antiporter subunit E: MIGYLNIILRLTIWFLLTANLSAANIIIGVCIALLLPRSRAVPGALKDWLRVLWEIIVAIPQAYLEAFELIFRPHTQEKIVMERVKPQRSPGLVFLDIFLITFTPKTIVVKYHEEGWYEVHRITRRERGSRAEEGLQE; this comes from the coding sequence ATGATCGGATATCTCAATATCATCCTGCGACTGACTATCTGGTTTTTACTCACCGCTAATTTAAGTGCGGCTAATATCATCATCGGGGTTTGCATCGCGCTTCTGTTACCGCGCAGTCGTGCTGTCCCTGGTGCCCTCAAAGATTGGCTGCGGGTATTGTGGGAAATCATTGTGGCAATTCCCCAAGCCTACCTGGAAGCATTTGAATTGATCTTTCGTCCCCATACCCAGGAAAAGATCGTGATGGAACGAGTTAAACCCCAGCGATCACCCGGACTGGTCTTTTTGGATATTTTTCTGATCACCTTTACACCTAAGACGATCGTGGTCAAATACCACGAAGAAGGCTGGTATGAAGTGCACCGGATAACGAGGAGGGAACGGGGAAGCAGGGCAGAGGAGGGACTGCAAGAATGA
- a CDS encoding MFS transporter: MSKSRAALKFVVLLGFVSLCADATYEGARSISGAYLAILGASGTVVGLTAGFGELIGYSLRLVTGYLSDRTRQYWRITTLGYVVNTVVVPLMALAGRWEVLAGLMIAERTGKAIRTPPRDVLLSHAAIRVGKGFGFGLHEAMDQIGAVSGPLLVTAVLALQKGYPAGFAILVIPAVLGLVVLLIGQWVYPNPREFEPTTQDLHGEGLPRRFWIYLIAVALIAAGFVDFPLIAFHLQQAGLNQPTQIPLLYALAMGVDAIAALTFGYWFDRIGIATLIIAIVFSLGFAPLVFLGGSTFAVIGMVLWGIGMGAQESILKAVVAGMVSPERRGSAYGIFNTGYGIAWFLGSALMGVLYDRSIALLIVFSVLLQLIAIPFLIWIKRVSIEYH, encoded by the coding sequence ATGTCTAAATCTCGTGCTGCCCTCAAATTTGTCGTGTTACTGGGATTTGTCAGTCTCTGTGCCGATGCCACCTATGAAGGAGCACGCAGCATCTCTGGAGCTTATCTGGCAATACTGGGAGCCAGCGGCACGGTTGTGGGGTTGACGGCAGGATTTGGAGAACTGATTGGCTATAGCTTACGACTGGTCACAGGTTATCTCAGCGATCGCACTCGACAATACTGGCGCATTACGACCTTAGGCTATGTGGTGAACACCGTCGTCGTTCCCTTAATGGCTTTGGCTGGTCGCTGGGAAGTGCTGGCAGGACTGATGATTGCCGAACGCACAGGCAAAGCAATTCGGACTCCCCCCAGAGATGTGTTGCTATCCCATGCTGCCATCCGGGTTGGCAAAGGGTTTGGCTTTGGACTCCATGAGGCAATGGATCAGATTGGGGCGGTTTCGGGACCGTTGCTCGTAACGGCAGTTCTGGCACTGCAAAAAGGCTATCCGGCTGGGTTTGCCATTCTCGTGATTCCGGCGGTTTTGGGGCTGGTGGTGCTGTTGATCGGTCAGTGGGTTTATCCCAACCCGCGTGAGTTTGAACCCACTACACAAGATCTGCATGGAGAGGGACTGCCGCGTCGCTTTTGGATTTATCTGATTGCCGTTGCCCTGATTGCCGCTGGGTTTGTCGATTTTCCGTTGATTGCCTTTCACCTGCAACAGGCTGGACTGAATCAGCCGACTCAGATTCCCCTACTTTACGCGCTGGCTATGGGTGTGGATGCGATCGCGGCATTGACTTTTGGTTACTGGTTTGATCGAATTGGAATTGCCACCCTGATAATTGCGATCGTATTTTCTTTAGGATTTGCCCCCCTTGTCTTCTTAGGGGGATCTACTTTTGCCGTGATAGGCATGGTGCTATGGGGCATTGGGATGGGAGCGCAAGAATCCATCTTAAAAGCAGTAGTCGCTGGCATGGTGTCACCAGAACGTCGTGGTTCTGCTTACGGTATTTTCAATACCGGGTATGGCATCGCCTGGTTTTTAGGTAGTGCCTTGATGGGAGTGTTGTACGATCGCTCAATCGCTCTTTTAATTGTGTTTTCTGTATTGCTCCAGTTAATAGCAATTCCATTTCTAATTTGGATAAAAAGAGTTTCTATTGAGTACCATTGA